The Anabas testudineus chromosome 11, fAnaTes1.2, whole genome shotgun sequence genome has a segment encoding these proteins:
- the rps27.1 gene encoding 40S ribosomal protein S27.1, with amino-acid sequence MPLAKDLLHPSPEEEKRRHKKKRLVQSPNSYFMDVKCPGCYKITTVFSHAQTVVLCVGCSTVLCQPTGGKARLTEGCSFRRKQH; translated from the exons ATGCCA CTTGCAAAAGACTTGTTGCACCCATCCcctgaggaggagaagaggaggcaCAAGAAGAAGCGCCTTGTTCAGAGTCCTAACTCATACTTTATGGATGTGAAATGTCCAG GATGCTACAAGATCACAACGGTGTTCAGCCACGCTCAGAcagttgtgctgtgtgtgggcTGTTCAACCGTCCTGTGTCAGCCCACTGGAGGCAAAGCCCGTCTCACAGAGG GGTGCTCATTCCGGAGGAAGCAGCATTAG